One stretch of Sinomonas terrae DNA includes these proteins:
- a CDS encoding molybdenum cofactor biosynthesis protein MoaE encodes MATDKTSVQVEIVNAQISVERLDESAARLGVDTPDAGAVVSFAGIVRNHDEGRGVLRLHYTAHPTAEATLRGVVDTVVAEHLERFGASERAMRVWIAHRIGDLGIGDVAFVCAVSSAHRGEAFRLCSDLVDRVKAEVPIWKEQFFDDGGKEWVAALG; translated from the coding sequence ATGGCCACTGACAAGACCTCAGTGCAGGTGGAGATCGTGAACGCCCAGATCTCCGTTGAACGACTGGACGAATCCGCGGCCCGCCTCGGTGTGGATACTCCGGATGCGGGCGCCGTCGTCTCCTTCGCCGGCATTGTGCGCAACCACGATGAGGGCCGCGGCGTCCTGCGGCTCCACTACACGGCTCACCCGACTGCCGAGGCGACTCTCCGGGGAGTGGTAGATACGGTGGTGGCCGAGCATCTCGAGCGATTCGGGGCTTCGGAGCGAGCCATGCGCGTCTGGATCGCGCACCGGATCGGTGATCTCGGGATCGGCGATGTCGCCTTCGTGTGCGCCGTCTCGTCCGCACACCGGGGCGAGGCATTCCGTCTCTGCTCAGACCTCGTGGATCGCGTCAAGGCCGAAGTGCCCATCTGGAAGGAGCAGTTCTTCGACGACGGCGGCAAGGAATGGGTCGCCGCGCTTGGCTGA
- a CDS encoding MogA/MoaB family molybdenum cofactor biosynthesis protein gives MTRRAGIVIASTRAATGIYEDQSAPVIADWLAEHGFDIIPAAVVPDGPSVGAALRGLLALAPSVVVTSGGTGLSADDATPEETLPLLDREVPGVMEAIRRAGAAKTPLAALSRGHAGVAGKTFVVNLPGSPSGVMDGLTVLDPIIGHLCDQLEGGHGH, from the coding sequence GTGACCCGCCGCGCGGGCATCGTCATCGCCTCGACGCGTGCGGCGACGGGGATCTACGAGGACCAGTCCGCGCCGGTCATCGCCGACTGGCTCGCCGAGCACGGCTTCGACATCATCCCCGCCGCTGTCGTTCCAGACGGTCCCTCCGTCGGTGCCGCCCTCCGTGGCCTTCTCGCGCTCGCGCCGTCCGTCGTCGTCACGAGCGGAGGCACCGGCTTGAGCGCCGACGATGCCACCCCCGAGGAAACCCTGCCACTCCTCGACCGCGAGGTTCCCGGCGTCATGGAGGCGATCCGGCGCGCAGGGGCAGCGAAGACCCCTCTCGCGGCCCTGAGCCGCGGGCACGCCGGGGTCGCGGGGAAGACCTTCGTCGTGAACCTCCCAGGGTCGCCGTCGGGGGTCATGGACGGGCTCACCGTGCTGGACCCGATCATCGGGCATCTCTGCGACCAACTGGAGGGCGGCCATGGCCACTGA
- the moaC gene encoding cyclic pyranopterin monophosphate synthase MoaC gives MAPVNDSESAQSLTHVRADGTAHMVDVSEKPETSREATAQAVLRTTTEVISLLSEGGLPKGDALAVARVAGIMAAKKTPELIPLCHPLPISKVTVDFELAESSVRVLASVKTRGVTGVEMEALTAASVAALGMYDMIKAVDKHAVISELKVLAKSGGKSGDWTLDSGDAAGEPGASGETAGEPA, from the coding sequence ATGGCTCCTGTGAACGACTCCGAATCCGCCCAGAGCCTCACGCACGTGCGTGCCGACGGCACCGCGCACATGGTCGACGTGAGCGAGAAGCCCGAGACGAGCCGCGAAGCGACCGCCCAGGCCGTCCTCCGGACGACCACGGAGGTCATCTCGCTCCTGTCCGAGGGCGGTCTCCCGAAAGGCGACGCGCTCGCCGTCGCACGCGTGGCCGGCATCATGGCGGCGAAGAAGACCCCTGAGCTCATCCCGCTGTGCCACCCACTGCCGATCTCCAAGGTGACCGTGGACTTCGAGCTTGCCGAGAGCTCCGTCCGCGTCCTCGCGAGTGTCAAGACCCGCGGGGTGACCGGCGTGGAGATGGAGGCGCTCACCGCCGCGTCCGTCGCCGCACTCGGTATGTACGACATGATCAAGGCGGTCGACAAGCACGCCGTGATCAGCGAGCTCAAGGTGCTGGCCAAGAGCGGTGGAAAGAGCGGCGATTGGACCCTCGATTCAGGCGATGCAGCGGGGGAGCCGGGGGCGTCAGGGGAGACAGCAGGAGAGCCGGCGTGA
- a CDS encoding molybdopterin molybdotransferase MoeA, producing the protein MGTSVADYRRSIRALLAPLAQREPVVRPLERALGLALARDLAAPLSLPPFDNSQMDGFAVQSGDFGARHEGSVRQFAVAKPIPAGAAPVPLGVGQAAPIMTGAMLPAGADAVVPVERAQPPRFPDATELSDHARVVLPAAEPGSYVRRAGSDVAAGDVVLAAGARLGPAQLGLAAALGLTEVPVRAPLRVAVISTGAELAASGQPLLPGQIYDSNGTLLVAALHEAGIEARATAVRSDDPDALRAVLADCAESADLLVTTGGVSKGAFEATKLALADADVEFVHLAMQPGGPQGIGTVAGVPFLGFPGNPVSCWVSWEVLLRPVLAELLGSPAARPRLRLPLADPLDSPSGKLQVRRARLGDDGRVSLVGGPGSHLLGALAASDALVLAPEDVTELDAGADVEVWLL; encoded by the coding sequence ATGGGAACGAGCGTCGCCGACTACCGAAGGTCCATCCGGGCCCTCCTCGCGCCGCTCGCCCAGCGGGAGCCCGTGGTGCGGCCACTCGAGCGGGCACTCGGCCTCGCCCTCGCCCGTGACCTTGCCGCGCCGCTGAGTCTCCCGCCTTTCGACAACTCGCAGATGGACGGCTTCGCGGTGCAGAGCGGGGACTTCGGGGCGAGGCATGAGGGATCTGTGCGGCAGTTCGCTGTCGCAAAGCCCATCCCCGCTGGTGCTGCCCCGGTTCCGCTTGGGGTAGGGCAGGCCGCACCGATCATGACCGGCGCCATGCTGCCCGCCGGCGCCGACGCCGTCGTTCCCGTCGAAAGGGCACAGCCCCCGCGGTTCCCTGATGCGACCGAGCTGTCGGACCACGCGCGCGTCGTGCTGCCTGCAGCAGAGCCGGGAAGCTATGTGCGGCGAGCCGGGAGCGACGTGGCCGCGGGCGACGTCGTCCTTGCCGCCGGGGCCAGGCTCGGCCCCGCGCAGCTCGGCCTGGCCGCCGCACTGGGTCTCACCGAGGTTCCCGTCCGCGCTCCGCTACGGGTCGCCGTCATCAGTACGGGAGCCGAGCTCGCCGCGTCCGGCCAGCCTCTCTTGCCGGGCCAGATCTACGACTCCAACGGGACGCTCCTGGTTGCGGCCCTGCACGAGGCGGGGATCGAGGCGAGGGCGACGGCGGTGCGCAGCGACGATCCGGACGCGCTCCGGGCGGTACTCGCGGACTGTGCCGAATCCGCGGACCTCCTTGTGACGACGGGGGGCGTTTCGAAAGGCGCGTTCGAGGCGACGAAGCTCGCCCTGGCGGACGCCGACGTCGAGTTCGTCCACCTCGCGATGCAGCCCGGTGGCCCGCAGGGGATTGGCACTGTAGCCGGCGTACCGTTCCTCGGGTTCCCCGGAAATCCCGTCAGCTGCTGGGTCTCGTGGGAAGTCCTCCTTCGGCCCGTCCTCGCGGAACTCCTCGGCTCGCCGGCCGCCCGGCCGCGCCTTCGGCTCCCACTCGCAGACCCCCTCGACTCGCCCTCCGGAAAGCTCCAAGTGCGCCGAGCGCGCCTCGGGGACGACGGGCGCGTGAGTCTCGTCGGCGGTCCCGGTTCGCACCTGCTGGGGGCGCTCGCGGCGTCGGACGCCCTCGTCCTCGCCCCCGAGGACGTGACGGAGCTCGACGCTGGGGCCGACGTGGAAGTATGGCTCCTGTGA
- a CDS encoding molybdopterin-dependent oxidoreductase has translation MGATQLRPPVRTARHPYWWSAAAGVLAAIAGVLTGELLAGLASPSLSPVSAVGSAVVDLAPPTAKEWAIQTFGTGDKTFLVTVIAIVLLAVGAAAGVFEFRRPGTGVAIATLIGIVGIAAVATRSLSNPLAITCAVAAAAVAAALVRWLVRTLRADGMYADDSYPGGPGGGEEGSGFARRKFLRVMAGSAVVVALGGVVTAVVRGTALAASAAREALRLPAPASPAPTIPQTASLGLSGIDPLVTSNESFYRIDTALVVPSVDPSGWSLQVTGMVEEPLSLSWQELLAKPLVERYVTIACVSNPVGGNLIGNARWLGWPIRELLARARPKPGADMVLSRSVDGFTASTPLEVLTDTGTDAMLAIAMNGEPLPPEHGFPVRMIVPGLYGFVSATKWVSELKVTTFAADQAYWSTRGWSERGPIKTSSRIDVPKDAAQVPTGDLMVGGVAWAQHRGISKVEVMVDEGPWQPATLGTGISRDTWYQWSAKVQLSAGKHQISVRATDGTGALQAEQTAPPPPDGATGYHTVTIEAGA, from the coding sequence ATGGGAGCAACCCAGCTGCGCCCCCCGGTCCGCACGGCGCGGCATCCGTACTGGTGGTCCGCTGCAGCGGGAGTGCTCGCGGCCATCGCGGGCGTCCTCACTGGCGAGCTTCTCGCGGGTCTCGCGAGCCCATCGCTCAGCCCTGTCTCGGCCGTCGGGAGCGCCGTCGTCGACCTTGCGCCCCCCACCGCCAAGGAATGGGCGATCCAGACGTTCGGGACCGGCGACAAGACCTTCCTCGTCACCGTGATCGCGATCGTCCTGTTGGCTGTCGGGGCAGCGGCGGGCGTCTTCGAATTCCGGCGTCCAGGCACTGGTGTAGCCATCGCCACTCTCATCGGCATCGTCGGCATCGCCGCAGTGGCGACACGCTCGCTCTCGAATCCGCTCGCCATCACCTGCGCAGTCGCCGCGGCTGCAGTGGCCGCCGCCCTTGTGCGCTGGCTCGTGCGGACGCTCCGTGCAGACGGGATGTACGCGGACGACAGTTACCCGGGCGGTCCCGGAGGAGGCGAAGAGGGATCCGGCTTCGCCCGGCGCAAGTTCCTCCGGGTCATGGCGGGCAGCGCCGTCGTCGTCGCGCTCGGCGGCGTCGTGACCGCCGTCGTCCGCGGAACCGCTCTCGCCGCCAGCGCGGCGCGGGAAGCCCTCAGGCTGCCGGCTCCCGCCTCCCCTGCCCCGACAATTCCACAGACCGCATCGCTGGGGCTCTCCGGCATCGACCCGCTAGTGACGTCCAACGAGAGCTTCTACCGGATCGATACGGCGCTCGTCGTCCCGTCTGTAGACCCCAGCGGCTGGTCGCTGCAGGTCACCGGAATGGTCGAGGAGCCGCTCAGCCTCTCCTGGCAGGAGCTTCTGGCCAAGCCGCTGGTCGAGCGCTACGTGACCATCGCCTGCGTCTCGAACCCCGTCGGGGGAAACCTCATTGGCAATGCCCGCTGGCTCGGGTGGCCCATCCGAGAGCTTCTGGCACGAGCGCGGCCGAAGCCAGGGGCGGACATGGTCCTCTCGCGCAGCGTCGACGGCTTCACGGCGAGCACGCCGCTCGAAGTCCTCACGGATACGGGGACGGACGCGATGCTCGCCATCGCCATGAACGGCGAGCCGCTCCCGCCCGAGCACGGCTTCCCAGTCCGGATGATCGTGCCGGGCCTCTACGGCTTCGTGTCCGCGACCAAGTGGGTCAGCGAGCTCAAGGTGACCACGTTCGCCGCAGATCAGGCGTACTGGTCGACGCGCGGCTGGTCCGAGCGCGGCCCGATCAAGACGTCGTCGCGGATCGATGTGCCGAAGGACGCGGCTCAGGTCCCGACCGGCGATCTCATGGTCGGCGGTGTGGCATGGGCGCAGCACCGCGGCATTTCCAAAGTCGAGGTCATGGTGGACGAAGGCCCGTGGCAGCCAGCTACGCTCGGCACGGGGATCTCCCGGGACACGTGGTACCAATGGTCGGCAAAGGTGCAGCTCTCCGCAGGGAAGCACCAGATCAGCGTGCGTGCCACGGACGGCACCGGAGCTCTCCAAGCGGAGCAGACGGCGCCGCCGCCGCCCGACGGGGCGACCGGCTACCACACCGTCACGATCGAGGCAGGAGCTTGA
- the moaA gene encoding GTP 3',8-cyclase MoaA — translation MTVERPAFEGLRDRFGRVATDLRLSLTDKCNLRCSYCMPEEGLAWLSKQAVLSAEEIVRLVGIGVDRLGVRELRLTGGEPLVRADVVEIVAALRAAHPDLPIALTTNAVGLTAKAAPLKAAGLSRINVSLDTLHPETFAQLTRRPFFDRVLAGIEAADAAGLGPIKINAVLMRGINDGDGAELLEWSLERGYELRFIEQMPLDADHGWTRDGMITASEIRERLGERFDLSPDPRERDGAPAERFEVRARGAAAADPPLGTVGIIASVTEPFCADCKRTRITAEGKVMSCLFSREEVDLRDLLRGGAGDDEIASRWQDAMWLKPRAHGMGHVGLGAPDFVQPDRSMSAIGG, via the coding sequence ATGACAGTAGAGCGCCCGGCATTCGAAGGGCTTCGGGATCGCTTCGGGCGCGTTGCGACCGACCTTCGGCTTTCCTTGACCGACAAGTGCAATCTGCGCTGCTCGTACTGCATGCCCGAAGAGGGCCTCGCGTGGCTTTCGAAGCAGGCGGTGCTCTCGGCGGAGGAGATCGTGCGGCTCGTCGGCATCGGTGTTGACCGGCTCGGAGTCCGCGAGCTCCGGCTCACTGGGGGCGAGCCGCTCGTGCGGGCCGACGTCGTCGAGATCGTCGCGGCGCTGCGGGCCGCCCACCCCGACCTGCCCATCGCGCTGACGACCAACGCCGTCGGACTGACCGCGAAGGCCGCGCCGCTCAAGGCGGCCGGCCTGAGCCGGATCAACGTCTCCCTGGACACCCTCCACCCAGAGACGTTCGCCCAGCTCACCCGCAGGCCGTTCTTCGACCGCGTCCTCGCGGGCATCGAGGCTGCCGACGCCGCGGGCCTCGGGCCCATCAAGATCAACGCCGTGCTCATGCGCGGGATCAACGACGGCGACGGAGCCGAACTCCTGGAGTGGTCCCTCGAGCGCGGCTATGAGCTGCGGTTCATCGAGCAGATGCCGCTCGACGCCGACCACGGCTGGACCCGGGACGGGATGATCACCGCTTCCGAGATCCGTGAGCGTCTCGGCGAGCGGTTCGACCTCTCACCCGACCCGAGGGAGCGCGACGGCGCCCCGGCCGAGCGCTTCGAGGTGCGAGCCCGCGGGGCTGCCGCAGCCGATCCTCCGCTGGGGACGGTGGGCATCATCGCCTCCGTGACCGAACCATTCTGCGCCGACTGCAAGCGGACCCGGATCACGGCCGAGGGCAAGGTCATGAGCTGCCTCTTCTCCCGTGAGGAAGTCGATCTCCGCGACCTCCTGCGCGGCGGCGCGGGCGACGACGAGATCGCCTCCCGCTGGCAGGACGCCATGTGGCTCAAGCCACGCGCCCACGGGATGGGCCACGTGGGCCTCGGCGCGCCCGACTTCGTCCAGCCCGACCGCTCCATGAGCGCGATCGGGGGCTGA
- a CDS encoding MoaD/ThiS family protein: MVITLRYYAAASAAAGVESETLEVPDGATLARALEAARAVARSPRPDAPGLEEVLRRCSYLVNETAARDPQRRLAEGDLVDVLPPFAGG; this comes from the coding sequence ATGGTCATCACGCTCCGGTACTACGCCGCGGCCTCCGCCGCGGCAGGCGTGGAAAGCGAGACGCTCGAGGTGCCCGACGGCGCGACCCTCGCCCGGGCGCTCGAGGCCGCGCGCGCCGTCGCCCGTTCGCCGCGTCCCGACGCGCCCGGGCTTGAAGAGGTCCTCCGCCGGTGCTCGTACCTCGTCAACGAGACAGCGGCGAGGGACCCGCAGCGGCGACTCGCCGAGGGCGACCTCGTCGACGTCCTGCCGCCGTTTGCGGGCGGCTAG
- a CDS encoding TolB family protein, which translates to MISQVFTTSIGGDPELVLETHHMHLEAPNWTRDSRALVLNGDGVLWRFDLGSHDLDRIPISGVPELNNDHVLDIDGEHAFVSANDGHIYRAPLAGGRAERVTNETGRQQFLHGVSHDGSTLAYVGLEPGDGDVRGQANIFTIPAQGGPDHQVTFGTAPADGCEFSPDDEWIYFNTEAFSPGQAQIARIPVNGGEPEQLTFDERVNWFPHLSPDGTAAVYLSYPLGTTGHPGGRDVELCVVADDWSEPVRRLPLWGGQGTINVPSWSPTGDRFAYVAYQP; encoded by the coding sequence GTGATTTCCCAGGTCTTCACTACGTCGATCGGCGGCGACCCCGAACTCGTCCTCGAAACCCACCACATGCACCTTGAGGCACCCAACTGGACGCGGGACAGCCGAGCGCTGGTGCTCAACGGCGACGGAGTCCTGTGGCGCTTCGACCTCGGAAGCCACGATCTTGACCGCATCCCGATCTCGGGCGTCCCCGAACTCAACAACGACCACGTACTCGACATCGACGGCGAGCACGCGTTCGTCTCGGCGAATGACGGGCACATCTATAGGGCGCCGCTCGCGGGCGGCCGAGCTGAACGTGTGACCAACGAGACCGGGCGGCAGCAGTTCCTCCACGGCGTGAGCCACGACGGCAGCACCCTCGCGTACGTGGGCCTCGAGCCGGGAGACGGCGACGTCCGGGGGCAGGCGAACATCTTCACGATCCCGGCCCAGGGCGGTCCCGACCATCAAGTCACGTTCGGCACTGCACCCGCCGATGGCTGCGAGTTCTCCCCCGACGACGAATGGATCTACTTCAACACTGAGGCGTTCTCGCCGGGTCAGGCACAGATCGCACGGATACCAGTGAACGGCGGGGAGCCCGAGCAGCTCACGTTCGACGAGCGGGTCAACTGGTTCCCGCATCTCTCCCCCGACGGCACGGCGGCGGTGTACCTGAGCTACCCGCTCGGGACGACCGGCCACCCCGGCGGTCGCGACGTTGAGCTGTGCGTGGTCGCAGACGACTGGAGCGAGCCAGTCCGCCGACTGCCGCTTTGGGGCGGCCAAGGCACGATCAACGTCCCGAGCTGGTCGCCCACGGGCGACCGCTTCGCGTACGTCGCGTACCAGCCCTGA
- a CDS encoding LolA family protein, producing MKRIWTRWLPAAAVPAAVAVAVLAGGASAVTPPSPSTPEQVLALVAGHTAQRFSGTIEEKTDLGLPSIPSQALGPATSSSSLGSAATVLELLTTPHTARVYADGPTKLRVQVMDQLAERDAVRNGSDAWTYDSKTNTATHLSLPSGTTAPRMPAPSMPAVTPDQLAQRFLAAAGPSTNIALGPTTTLADHTAYTLVLTPKTSDTLVASVQIAVESQTGLPLSVDVYAKGQSDPAFHTAFQKLDLNAPDASVFSFTPPAGATVKQEQLPARKTASEPTPKPTATAPHKSAEPAKSWDSVVVIPADKVPASFTGSALVKQLASPVADGRLLSSSLLNILITNDGRVIAGAVPAATLMAAAK from the coding sequence ATGAAGCGCATTTGGACCCGATGGCTCCCCGCGGCCGCTGTGCCAGCCGCGGTGGCGGTTGCTGTGCTGGCAGGAGGGGCCTCGGCTGTGACTCCGCCGTCGCCCTCGACCCCCGAGCAGGTGCTCGCCCTCGTCGCGGGACACACCGCCCAGCGATTCTCGGGGACGATCGAAGAGAAGACCGACCTCGGGCTGCCTTCCATCCCGTCCCAAGCGCTCGGACCGGCGACGAGCAGCTCAAGCCTCGGTTCCGCCGCGACAGTCCTCGAACTCCTCACGACGCCCCACACCGCGCGCGTCTACGCCGACGGCCCGACCAAGCTTCGAGTCCAGGTCATGGACCAGCTCGCCGAGCGCGACGCCGTCCGGAACGGGAGCGACGCCTGGACCTACGATTCGAAGACCAACACCGCAACTCACCTCAGCCTGCCCTCCGGCACGACGGCCCCCAGGATGCCGGCCCCCAGCATGCCTGCCGTCACCCCTGACCAGCTGGCCCAACGGTTCCTCGCAGCAGCCGGCCCGAGCACGAACATCGCCCTCGGCCCGACGACGACGCTCGCCGACCACACCGCCTACACGCTCGTCCTGACCCCGAAGACCTCGGACACCCTCGTGGCGTCGGTGCAGATCGCCGTCGAATCACAGACCGGCCTTCCGCTTTCCGTGGACGTGTACGCGAAGGGCCAATCCGACCCTGCGTTCCACACCGCCTTCCAGAAGCTCGATCTGAACGCCCCTGACGCTTCGGTCTTCTCGTTCACACCTCCAGCCGGCGCCACAGTCAAGCAAGAACAGCTTCCCGCGCGGAAGACGGCTTCTGAGCCGACGCCGAAGCCGACAGCAACGGCTCCGCACAAGAGCGCTGAGCCCGCGAAGAGCTGGGACTCCGTCGTCGTCATCCCGGCCGACAAGGTCCCCGCAAGCTTCACCGGCTCCGCGCTTGTGAAGCAGCTGGCTTCCCCCGTCGCAGACGGACGCCTGCTCTCGTCATCCCTCCTGAACATCCTCATCACGAACGACGGAAGGGTCATCGCCGGCGCCGTCCCCGCAGCGACCCTCATGGCCGCCGCCAAGTGA
- a CDS encoding ABC transporter ATP-binding protein produces the protein MTEALAVRTNGLTKRFGRQTAVDGLELAVPQGAVFGFLGPNGSGKTTTIRMLLGLVAPTEGHAVVLGEEMPERLGSVLPRVGALVEGPAFYPFLSGEANLRRLDTADLQSPAGTRSARVARALERVGLAHAARKKVHAYSLGMKQRLGLAAALLVPRELLVLDEPTNGLDPQGTREVRTLIRSLADDGTTVFVSSHLLAEVEQICTHAAVLRAGQLVAQGPLDELRGAAHHRVEVQTPDTGVAADVLRKLGLAPEIAAPDRLVAEADGAPPAEDIVAALVRAGARVRGFSAAGASLEERFVELTGEGFDVAE, from the coding sequence GTGACGGAAGCGCTCGCTGTCCGCACCAACGGACTCACCAAGCGCTTCGGGCGCCAGACCGCCGTCGACGGCCTTGAACTGGCCGTGCCCCAAGGAGCCGTCTTCGGCTTCCTCGGGCCCAACGGCTCCGGGAAGACGACGACGATCCGCATGCTGCTCGGGCTTGTCGCCCCGACGGAGGGCCACGCCGTCGTGCTCGGCGAGGAGATGCCCGAGCGGCTCGGCAGCGTGCTCCCCCGAGTGGGTGCGCTCGTCGAGGGTCCGGCCTTCTACCCATTCCTCTCCGGTGAGGCGAACCTCCGCCGCCTCGACACCGCAGACCTCCAATCCCCCGCAGGCACCCGCTCAGCGCGCGTGGCTCGCGCGCTCGAGCGGGTCGGGCTCGCCCACGCCGCCCGCAAGAAGGTCCACGCCTACTCGCTCGGCATGAAGCAGCGTCTCGGCCTGGCCGCGGCGCTGCTTGTGCCTCGCGAACTGCTCGTGCTCGACGAGCCGACCAACGGGCTCGATCCTCAGGGCACGCGGGAGGTGAGGACGCTCATCCGCTCGCTCGCCGACGACGGCACGACGGTTTTCGTCTCAAGCCACCTTCTCGCCGAGGTGGAGCAGATCTGCACCCACGCTGCCGTCCTGCGGGCGGGGCAGCTCGTTGCCCAGGGGCCTCTCGACGAGCTCCGCGGAGCTGCGCACCACCGCGTCGAGGTCCAGACGCCTGACACCGGGGTGGCGGCGGACGTCTTGCGCAAGCTCGGTCTGGCACCAGAGATCGCGGCCCCGGACCGGCTTGTCGCCGAGGCCGACGGCGCTCCGCCCGCTGAGGACATCGTCGCCGCCCTCGTGAGGGCCGGAGCCCGGGTGCGAGGTTTCAGCGCCGCGGGCGCGAGCCTCGAGGAACGCTTCGTCGAGCTCACCGGGGAGGGGTTCGATGTCGCCGAATAG
- a CDS encoding ABC transporter permease yields the protein MSPNRVPPGARLFASEVSVLFRRWRTWAMLAALAAVPVLIGLAVRFSPKGPPTGRGPAFLDQITHNGLFVGVVGLVVCTPLFLPLTVGVVSGDTIAGEANLGTLRYLLVAPAGRLRLLVIKYLASAVFCVAAAFVVVLGGVLAGLALFPVGRATLLSGDTIGPGEAFGRLLLMGAFATVSLLGLAAIGLFASTMTTVPVGAMAATVVLAVVSQVLDALDQLDWLHPWLLSDHWLDLADLLRQPISWGSFGTNALLQAAYVAFFGALAYGRFSTKDILT from the coding sequence ATGTCGCCGAATAGGGTCCCGCCCGGCGCCAGGCTCTTCGCGTCCGAAGTGTCCGTGCTGTTCCGGCGCTGGCGCACGTGGGCCATGCTCGCGGCGCTCGCCGCCGTCCCGGTGCTCATCGGGCTGGCGGTCCGCTTCTCGCCCAAGGGGCCGCCCACGGGGCGCGGCCCTGCCTTCCTCGACCAGATCACCCACAACGGGCTCTTCGTGGGCGTCGTCGGGCTCGTAGTCTGCACGCCCCTGTTCCTCCCGCTCACGGTCGGGGTCGTGTCCGGCGATACGATCGCGGGCGAAGCCAACCTTGGGACGCTGCGCTACCTGCTCGTGGCACCCGCGGGGCGGCTCCGCCTGCTCGTGATCAAGTACCTCGCCTCGGCGGTGTTCTGCGTCGCCGCAGCATTCGTCGTCGTCCTCGGAGGGGTTCTCGCAGGCCTCGCCCTGTTCCCGGTCGGGCGTGCGACCCTGCTCTCAGGCGACACGATCGGTCCCGGCGAGGCCTTCGGGCGGCTCCTGCTCATGGGGGCCTTTGCCACGGTCTCGCTGCTGGGCCTCGCGGCCATCGGGCTCTTCGCCTCGACGATGACGACAGTTCCCGTCGGCGCGATGGCCGCGACGGTCGTGCTCGCCGTCGTCTCCCAGGTGCTCGACGCGCTCGACCAGCTCGACTGGCTGCACCCGTGGCTCCTCAGCGACCACTGGCTCGACCTCGCGGACCTCCTGCGCCAACCGATCTCGTGGGGATCGTTCGGGACGAACGCCCTCCTTCAGGCAGCGTACGTCGCGTTCTTCGGTGCGCTCGCCTACGGACGCTTCAGCACGAAGGACATCCTGACCTAA